The Euphorbia lathyris chromosome 4, ddEupLath1.1, whole genome shotgun sequence genomic interval TGTCTCCTTTAATTCTaagactattttttttttcttttttcttttctcttgtaATATTTTGCTCACTAATATCTGAAAACCTACAATATTGATCGAAccttttaaattttgatattctctatatttattttatgctttAACTTTCTAATTGTTAATTGTTTCCACAACATCTCCTATAAAAAATTTCTGGGTTTTCTCGTAAGAAGAAAGTAAATCTGTAGAAGGTTCTTTTCATGCTACTTGCTAACAAGAATTCCTTATGTATGACATTGATGAACCTTAATTCCTTAACCGTGCAAATAATTCTTTTTTgttaaaaagtttaggtaaaAGTAGATTTTTGAGTATCACTGTTTAGAATTTAAAGATTAACTATCGATAAGAGTTAAATTTTGACGAACAAAACTAGCTTATTAATTAATTCTTCTTTTTTCCCTTTTAAATAAGTTGTGATTTAATTGGCACATAGAGTATACATAGTGTAAAGGTTATTCTATTTACACTTCCTTAATGAAGGAAAAGAATATCTGAAAAATTAGAGTATTTTAAATGAAGTGGATAAGAAAGAATGAAGCTTAATTTATAAGACAAAGAAACCTCAGAAAAACACACATCTTTCTTCCCATGAAATTCTCCTAAAGATTGCTTTCTTCATTCcatccttttttctttttgaaaacttgaattctataacagaagaagaagatatgGATGTTTGTGGTAATTATTGTAACAAAAAACATAATAATCAGAATAGTAAGGAAAAATATAGTTTGGGGAAGGTGAAGGTCATGAATCCAACTCTAAATACGAAACCATCTCCTTTGACGGTTCGGAAACCGCGGCGGGAGGGCAGGCCGAGGAAGCGAGCTCTGCTTATTGCGGTGAGTTACAAGAAGCAGAAGTATGAACTTAAAGGAACTATCAACGATGTTAAGAAGATGAAAGATTGGTTGATGTTTAACTATGATTTCAAGCTTGCCAATATTCTCATTCTAACCGGTATGTTTAACCGGTATGTTTTACGATATCGATTTTAAGCATCGAACTTCTCATCTTCTAAATGATATATAAAACTACGCATCAATTATAATCGCATATATTGAATTTTTAACTAATGAGAAGTGTCCAAGTGAACTAAAAAACAAAGTATGTtactttattatttttctaaaataaaaaacaaagtatgTTACTTTATTTagtattgtattttttattatatgaaatacaattttatagtttttttatggTCAAATTTAACATATAAGATCTCATTCTTAAAcgtatttataattaatttctcATAAAATAAAACTTTTTTTAACGTGTCCCGTAAGTATTCAATgtctcaaattaaaaaaaaaatcgagcttaatgcataaaaataaaaaaatatcagcATGCCTTAATTTTTacgaaaaaaacataaaattaaattttgtggTTTGACCAATTTATAAACCGTtcttataatttaaaattttgtagtTTAGTTGATTTGCAAAGTCGGACCCTGTATTTTGACTGATTTGTAAATACAttctttttaattattcaaaGTAGTCATAAAATGTACAAAATACAGAACCTATGTTTGTAAGTTTTTAAACAATGCAAAATTATTTTTGCAAATCAACCAAACCAtaaaatttgtttttatttttgtcccTTAATTTTATTGTTTTGAAACTAAAGCACCTCATGGTTTAAGGTAGGTCAAGAATCAGATTCCTAATATATTTAACATATACCTTAATAAGGAAATAAGTTACTTCAAGGCTGCTTTAATAAAAAAGTATCATCATATTCCAAAACTATGCTATTTTTACACATTTAACTCTTAAACTTTTATGTATGCATATTATGAATTAAGTTCttaaataggcttaatacatcgtGATTTTGAACTTATCCAAATAGCATTGTCGAATccacaaaaaataattaatacttcACAGCCCTTAGTTACaggcttgcacaagggtaagTAAAGATCGAACCCAAATGATTAGTActaatttaactaaattaataaccaagaaataataaaattaaataaaagggatttgagtagattgatgaactttttttttttaaaacaagaTTGATGAACTAAGTTAACAgaaataacaaaatcaaaattgaagttgaatataataaataaagaaaatttcaGCTAATGGGTTCTCAGGCAAGGAATTCaattagtcttgatcattgacagataAAATAAACTATTATACACATACCAGATCGGTTTGGAGTATTCTTGCTTAATATTAAACTGGTCAAGCACGACAAATAActagttcctaatcaataaataatctaGTCTCAGCGGTCAAGATTCAATCTATTGACAGCCTTATGAATTagcggggtgtttgttagaagggatataggaggtgggatagggataaaaaacacgagataagttatcccgtgtttgtttgggagatagaagagtgagacgggTGAGAGATaagcttcttatccctcaaatcctatacccaggagggggtggtataaggaggtgggataagctcctgcgattttaatatgatggaaaagtccatcttatccctcaaattaatgttatgtagtttaaataaggttaaaatagtaaaatgtattattttatcctcatccctatcccacataccaaacattgaataataattctcgactatcatatttttatccttatcccaaccatttatccttatccctatcccaatctttatccctatccctatcccaatagaataccaaacgccccgtaGAAGAATCCGATCTTAGCCAACCGACACTCAGCGTAGACGATTCAGAAACTAAGTTACttgttcattcgactcaaataaacccaattacttttgtattaatgtcacatgaaagacaatctcaggttgtcaaatctgaatctattctttcaaatacaaaactaacttaatttatattatcgatTGCTACTATGAATGGTTCGTTTAGGTAAAACTCCAACTTTACCAATTCAGTCGtatgacaatccaattcaaagaacgacctgcagttatcattcaAAGTAtgaataatcaattgagaataaatccCTAAAATGCAATGAACAAATAGAAGAAGAATTAAAGCATAACAGTCTCACAATAATGAAGAAAACCTCATTTGAATTAACCATTAACCGAATATAGAAGTTTAGCTTTGAATAGCCATAGAAGAATGCATGGTTTCTCTTCACGAGATAAATCCtaactaattataaaaaataaatattctaactTCCTAATACTACTTGACTTCTTTCTTGCTGATTTATAGGCTTAAAACTCCTTAATAGACATTTGAAAACGTGATGGAATTGAACAAATTCGCACTTGATGTATTCGGAAAGATTTCTGCCCCGTCTGctttagtcttgggcaagactaactctcaGTTTCGACTTTAGATCTTTAAAACAGTTCCAGGTTTTATCTTCAGTCAAAATAGCTTCAAATAGCCCAAATTCAACTCATTTCTTCATAATTAGTCCTTGTAGAGGTATAATACACAAAACAAGCATAATATCTCAAATAGTAACCAAATCACCTAAACGATTTATCACTAAAGTGGGGATTTTAGTGCTAAAATACACACTTATCAATTGactcctgaacttttaaagtgtacTGATAGTATTCTCAACTtttaacttgcttaaaatatatcaattaatcactcaattACAAAGAAATAAACTGCATGCAAAATATATATTGAATGACCTTTGTATATATACAATTCACggaatatatttaaaaaaagaagTTATTACGATGCTCAGAAGAAGAGGCAGATGAAGAACATTTAAGTCCAACAAAGAAGAACATTGAGATAGGCATGAAATGGCTGATGGAGGAAAGCAAGAGTGGTGACTCCTTGGTGTTCTACTTCTCGGGGCATGGACTACGGCAACCGGACTTCGAAGGCGACGAGAGAGATGGGATGGATGAATGTATATGCCCTGTAGATTTTATGGAAGCAGGCATGATTCTTGACAATCAAATTTATTCAACAATTGTTCGTCCACTTATAAAAGGTGTCACTCTTCATGCTATTATTGATGCTTGTCACAGTGGAACTGTTCTTGATCTTCCTTATATGTACAATAGAGAAACGTAAGTCTCAAATTTCAATTAGATTGATTAATAATGTTTGATTCAATTAGATTGAAAACAATGAACTTTTTTGGTTGAATCAGGAAGAAATGGGAAGATAATAGCCCTCCTTCTGGAGCTATTAAACAAACAAGTGGTGGATTAGCTATTACATTTGGTGCTTGCAGAGATGATCAAATGGCTGCAGATACTAATGTAAGTTACTTTTGGTTTTATTTTGGGTTCACGTTTAAATTTGCTCCTAACGTTTTTTAAAAAGTATAGATATATGTAATGCTCTAGCCAATGTAAAATCTATATCAACCTgaacttttaattcaatttattgacATTGTATCAGAGgtcgagatttcgaatcctaaCAATCCCATTATTGGTGGATTTCAAAACACATGATGAGATAAGCATGTGTTGTAAACCCGGCAAGCCCAGGAGCATTTGCGTTTggggtgtgtcagagattaatataagatctatgactGAGTCCTAACTATCAACTTAATCTCCTAGTTCAACTAGTTCCATGACAGATATTGTTAGTTTTGATCCAAATCCAACATTTTGATGCTCACCGATTTAAAACGTGTCAACGTGTATTGAATAGACACATTACTAACAAGCTTTAGTCACTCTCTATCCATTTCCGATctaagattcagttcattcctgcacAATCATCATCCCTTAAGATTCCTCCTTGCTCGTGCTTTCTATCTTTGTGTCACCCACTCAGACAGGAGAAATTTTGACCCAAATATTTCCTAGAgatcctctagagttgaaatcctttagagttggtggagttatatacatctcaaccattaattacaaaatgaatggatgagatttgattgatcaataaatgactaattaaatattaaaatatatcaattaaATCTCATCTATTAATTGACTAATTAATGGTTAAGAttacaactccaccaactctagaggCTTTTCAACTCTAGAGGACCTCTACACATAAATATTAGTACATAAACAATTTTAAACTCATATAATAGAATTCATAAAACAAGAATCGTACAATTGGATCTAGAGGAGGACGGAGGGGATGTCGACGAGCGTGGGAAACCACCCCTGCCAATTCCTCCAAATTTAGACATTTATGGCTTTTATTTTTGCTTGTATTTGTCTAGAATGAATATTGAAATTAGATGTCCATAAACATAAATTAAGGGTTATTTAATTAGAAAAGGCTGGTTGAATTGGATGCAGGCATTTAGTCCAGCTGATTTGAAGATGAGTGGAGCATTGACATTTACATTAACAAGAAGCATTGAAAAGAGAGGGAGAGAAATAACATATGGAGAACTACTTGATGATATCTATAATGAGATTGAGAGGGCTGATCAAGATGGTTGCCTTCTTATTAGGCTTTTCAAAAAACTACTCAATCAAAGATTATTTCAGGTAACCCCTCATTGGTGTCAATTGCCAAATTAAATaaagtataaggatcaaatatGCTAGATATATGGTGGCTAATTGAAGTTTTGTTGGCAGAAGCCTCAACTTTGTGCTTCAGAACCATTCGATGTGTACAAAAAGAAGTTTGCTTTATAATGGAGCATATAAACCAGAATTATTTGCTTTGgaggaatcagaatcagaatgtATTCTAAATAAGGTCGTATTTCCAGGCTTAAATCCCGAgacggaaaaaaaaaacaaaggaaaagaagCAAAATACGAAGTATAAAAATTCGTAATCAAGGATTTCGACTATTGTAATCCGCAAATAAAATGTCTTGGAAATCTGCGGGAGGAAAATATTATTCTAATAAGGTTGTTTATGTAATTTTCAAATATGTCAATACATCCATGAaattcatatatttatatagACTTTGGGTTTTGGGATCAGGTCACTTTCTCTTTTTCACTGTAAAGTTGTGTTTGATATATACAAAATCCTTTAGAAAAAAACTACAGCTTATACTTTAAGAAAGAGAAGCTTTTCGAAATAAAAATAGTCTAACTTTCAACTTTATTTAAAAAACAACTCTAGCCTTCTgtttaatttcaaaaataattataaCTTTCAACTTTTATCAtgtatttacgggttaattaCATACGTAATGTACAACCGTTGTGCTACTTTATAATTTGATATAAACCtttaattttatatacaaaACTGAATAATCTTTTGGTGACTTGTAACTAAAGTATATAGCCGGTAATTGTGACGGTCAGCATGAAGTCAACGCGTCACATCGGCAATTTCTCTAAATGTCAAAAGTTGTCTGCTCAATGTAAAGTCAACACACCACGTCAATAATTTTGACTTTTAGGGATGTCAATTTGCTGGCGTGGcttgttgaccggtcataattacTGGTCGTACACTTTTGTGAGTTATCACCAAAAGGTTGTGCAGTTTTGTAtgcaaaattgaaaattgtacactaaaatgtgaaaaatgataaagattATACACCACATATGTAGTTTACTATGCATTTAGTAAACACTAGCACTTTTCTCTACAACATGTTCTGTTGGACACAATAATGTCAAACCTTCTCTTAATACATGATGCCCTTTATACTTCGTCAGATAATCTGACTGATCTCTTAAACTATAAAGATATTTTATTAgatcaataaatttgtttaaaataatttatttaccttttaaacttttttaatataacttattggtcactgaatttatttaaaatgtcttATTAAACtcataaacttatttaaaagtGGGTTCTTCAATTTCTCCGCATCGCCACTTTACTCAACCATGTAGGATTTGGAGGGTTATACATGTCACTTTAATAAGTTAAATGAGTTTATAAAACATCTCCAAGGTCTAGTGACTCAATCGGAATATTTGACTAAGTACAGGGCTCATTTGATATACATCTTTATAGATAACCACACAATTAAATATTATGTACATATGAATTGAGGTATTTGGAtttcttaataatatatattaattttatcagGTATTatcccattaaaaaaattaaacttcaCTACTACTATAGATAAAATATCTCCAAGA includes:
- the LOC136227016 gene encoding metacaspase-1-like isoform X1, with the translated sequence MDVCGNYCNKKHNNQNSKEKYSLGKVKVMNPTLNTKPSPLTVRKPRREGRPRKRALLIAVSYKKQKYELKGTINDVKKMKDWLMFNYDFKLANILILTEEEADEEHLSPTKKNIEIGMKWLMEESKSGDSLVFYFSGHGLRQPDFEGDERDGMDECICPVDFMEAGMILDNQIYSTIVRPLIKGVTLHAIIDACHSGTVLDLPYMYNRETKKWEDNSPPSGAIKQTSGGLAITFGACRDDQMAADTNAFSPADLKMSGALTFTLTRSIEKRGREITYGELLDDIYNEIERADQDGCLLIRLFKKLLNQRLFQKPQLCASEPFDVYKKKFAL
- the LOC136227016 gene encoding metacaspase-1-like isoform X2, producing the protein MDVCGNYCNKKHNNQNSKEKYSLGKVKVMNPTLNTKPSPLTVRKPRREGRPRKRALLIAVSYKKQKYELKGTINDVKKMKDWLMFNYDFKLANILILTEEEADEEHLSPTKKNIEIGMKWLMEESKSGDSLVFYFSGHGLRQPDFEGDERDGMDECICPVDFMEAGMILDNQIYSTIVRPLIKGVTLHAIIDACHSGTVLDLPYMYNRETKKWEDNSPPSGAIKQTSGGLAITFGACRDDQMAADTNAFSPADLKMSGALTFTLTRSIEKRGREITYGELLDDIYNEIERADQDGCLLIRLFKKLLNQRLFQPQLCASEPFDVYKKKFAL
- the LOC136227016 gene encoding metacaspase-1-like isoform X3 produces the protein MKWLMEESKSGDSLVFYFSGHGLRQPDFEGDERDGMDECICPVDFMEAGMILDNQIYSTIVRPLIKGVTLHAIIDACHSGTVLDLPYMYNRETKKWEDNSPPSGAIKQTSGGLAITFGACRDDQMAADTNAFSPADLKMSGALTFTLTRSIEKRGREITYGELLDDIYNEIERADQDGCLLIRLFKKLLNQRLFQKPQLCASEPFDVYKKKFAL